ataatcgagtaattaaagcattaaaaaatgatgTGAAAATTTCACAATATGTTCACATCCTTACCTGGAAAGGTGAGCTGGAACCCAGTTCCCCTTCTGATTACATGCCACATTTaaagtgacttgcttctaattaGTAGAAAGTGGCAGAAGTGACAGCATGTGACATTCAAAACTAGGTCACAGAGACTTCAAGGGTACGTTCTCTGCCTGACTTCTCTTTCTGCAAGAGAAATGCTACCACATTTTGAAGAGATTTACCCTCCTGAGGGTTCCTGGCAGGGAACTGAGCTGTTACTGTGGTTCTCCTGCCAACAGCCAACAGGAACTCGTGCAGGAGGGCAGCCAGCCAACTCTGGTAAGGAATAAGGAATCTTCCAGCTGTGGTCAAGCCCTCAGGGGACTGCAGCCTGTGTGTACATCTCAACTTCAGCCCCACGAGGGACCCTGggcagaaccacccagctaagtcACTTGTGGATTCCTGATCCCCAGAAACAAGTTGAGGGAAGAAATGTTCATGGGTTGAGCTGTTGAGTTTTGGGtattttgttacacagcagtagataatAGAGGAGAGTTACCATAATCTTAATGACAAAATCTGATATGGCTAAACCCAAAAGAGAGTGTGACTcgagtagggaaaaaaaaacactctaaaatattaaaatgtatgcaGCTGATATTTAAGATAATAATATAACATGACCACGTAAGATTTGGGCTGGGGATGCAAGTATAGATTAACATTAGGAAATCTACATATATTCATTGTGGCAGGATAAAGGACAAAAAGCACATGAGCTCATCAAATGGCAAAAATTCGTATATCATTCCtaataaaaagacttaaaataaatttagaagtaAACTAAGCAACACATacagattacacacacacacagacatacactcacacacactcctgTGCACATGTGAACAACGAGCAGGGAAACAAATTTTTGTAAGTCATGAACTACCAAAGCCACtgatgaaaaagaggaaaaagaccaTGATGACTGAGAGCATACCTATATGGCATCCAGTTTGTGATTTTACCTGATACAATAACATGATAATGTAATTAACATAAATAGTTATTggaaagaatattaattttttaaatttcctaattaTAGTATTATATGCACTGAAAAGCAAGACAGTCCATTAAATATCGATTAGAATTACAAAGTTAAGTAATCAGATAGATATAAAGTGCATGTAAATAATTTCTCAattatcctcccctcccccccaagtaTTTATAACAGTATTTCAGTCTGATGGCACCTGTCAGAACAGGTTGAAGACACAACCTTGTTGTAATCAGCCTTCTATCTCTTGTGAGAGTTTATGGGGCTTAGGTCACAGTGTGATgcagtgacccccccccctttttatatcagttttcactctgttttatttatttttaattacatgagTAATCCATTAACTCTAAAACATCCTCAGCCATGATCTTTGAAAGCTCACATCAGCATCATTCTCTCTGGTTGTCCTTCTGGTACCAAGATTAGAGGTATTTCAGACAATTTTGCTACTAATTCCAGATCTCTTGAATTCActtttagttttctctctctctggattttgGATAATTAAGACCTGCTTACAGAGTTCATGAAAATTCTTGAGCTGGGTCCAATTGGCTATTTAGCCTATCCAGcaagctttttaaatgttaattttcttataattaattgtgtatatgtgtgtgtgtgtgtgtatatatatatatatatatatatgtatctggaatttgtatttggttctttttttcaaatctttgtgGTCATTCTTTGCATTCTCTTAGGCTCTCAGCATATTTCAAatagttcttttttccccctttgtaaataataaattatttacttattttgagagagagagagagagagagagagagagagggagaaagaaaacctCAAGCTAGCTCCACATTCAGCCAGATGGGACTTGATTTCAccaaccctgggatcctgacctgagcccaaatcaagagttgtgcgctcaaccaactgagccacccaggtgtccccccctttttcttttaaaagttattaaagtGAGCCACTTGAAATCTGTATCTGTTAATTtccttttactgtttatttcccTGCTCTTATTCTGGGCCACAGTGTCTTGTTGAATAATGTGCTAATGTCCTATAGAAAGCCTCTAGTTCCTTTTCTTCTAGGTGTCCTATGTGGGGATTTGTTGAGGCCCACAATGAAGCTCATTCCCCCAGAGAGGATTTGCATTTGCATTACCCAGGTGCTCAGAGGCACAAAGCCAGCTTGGGCTTAATCCCTAAATTAATTCTCATCCTGGGTGTTTGAATCCCTGTGATATTGATGCCAGAAACCAATGGATAGTAGTCCAGATTGGCGGTGGCAGAATCTACCTTGCTCAGCACCAAGGCTCAGGGTACCCTCTTCCTTGCCATCGTCCGTGGCGAGTGTgggtctgtgtgcatgtgtgtgtgtctgtgtgtgtgctcgTTTCTAGCTCACCTTCTACCCTGAGGATGTGACCCGGCAGGTGCGTCAGCGTCACCAGGAAAGATTTCTCATCAGGTTTCTTGGCGAATAATAAAGTCTACATTTTCCTCACTTCCCAGCAGCTGAAACCCTTCAGGCCAGCGAAACTTGTGCAAAAGAAACCGCTGCCTGCCCGAAaggctttccttcccttccaaccTCCACTCTGGCCTCACCTCAAGGGTACGCCAGGGAAGCGGCCAGGGTGCTGAGAAGGGGGCCTCGGTCCCGGGGGGAACCATCGCCTCATCACAGTCACACACCTGATGGGACTGAGTAGTGGGCCTCTGTCTCGTTGGCCCAGAGGACTTTACAGCTGAATGCTTCCCAAAGACTGTAAGCGAAATAGGACTTCCTAGGACAGAGGCGACAGTAACTGACAGGACTGGAAGGCCTCTCAGAGCCCGGACACGTTTCCTTCCGGTCCCGCTGCGACTTTTGGATACAGTATAGACTctgccaccctcctcccccagagaGGCCCCCTCCCTGGCCGGCTGCTCAGAGCAAGCAGATATGGGAGCCGCTGCAAAGCAGGCCGACCAGAAAAGCCCACGTACATTTTCGGGGACGCTCCCAGGGCCTTCGGCTGTTTTCAGTATCACCTCtatacattaaaaaggaaaaaaaaaaaaaaaaaaaaagttgagaacaAAGTTTTCAGAGCAGGCTCCTTTGTGCTCTGGGTAAGCTCCTTCCTTATCACAACTGGCTGAACAACGTGACGATCAATTTGGAGCCCGGCCCACGGAACCAGGAGCTGTACACTTGCAATGGcgtttcatttaaaattaaggtCTAGTTTGGTGAAACCGAAGGAATAATGGATGTAGAGAATCGTTTATGGTGAGCACGCAATTTATACTGTGTTACTGACAGAGTAACTTGAAAATACTTTCTACGCAGCACTAACCAAAAATTGAGTCGTGCTAGATTACCAGATCCTCGAAAACAGCTTCCGTAATGAAAGGGTTACACCTCATTTGTTGAAAGCATGCATGGCTCTGAAAAGAGCCTTTGGGGTTGGGTAAGAGGACGCTTACTTGGCGAGTCTACTTGGAGCTGGTGTACTTGGTGACGGCCTTGGTGCCCTCGGACACGGCGTGCTTGGCCAGCTCCCCGGGCAGCAGCAGGCGCACGGCCGTCTGGATCTCCCGGGACGTGATGGTCGAGCGCTTGTTGTAATGCGCCAGGCGCGACGCCTCGCCCGCGATGCGCTCGAAGATGTCGTTCACGAACGAGTTCATGATGCCCATGGCCTTGGACGAGATGCCGGTGTCGGGGTGCACCTGCTTCAGCACCTTGTACACGTACACCGAGTAGCTCTCCTTGCGGCTGCGCTTGCGCTTCTTGCCGTCCTTCTTCTGCGCCTTGGTCACCGCTTTCTTCGAGCCCTTCTTCGGGGCCGGGGCGGATTTGGTGGGTTCAGGCATTGCGGCGTGAAGTTAACACGCTATAAACTAAGAGCTGGGAAAATAACTCGCGGCACCAAAGCCACGTTTATTTATAGATGCGGTATTCAAATGAGGTTAGTAAGATTTCGTCCGCGATTGGATTAATTTTAGTCTGTCGTCACAAATGCGGATGTAAAAGATACTTGCAGGTCTAGCTTTTCATTGGCTGCTTGCTTACTTTGCTTCGAGCCAATCAGAAGGCTTAGAGTAGGCTGCCTAAAGCTACTATAAATAAGCCTGTTAAAGAACTTGCGCCTTAGATTTCAGTCACTGAAACTTTTCCGGAGAACATCCTCGCTTTCGGTTTAGAGGTGTAGACCACTCCCTGCTGGCTACTATGGCTTCGTGCTTGGGAGTCTGGGGCCTGCACCAGCCGGTATCTGGCGGTTAGGATGCCCTAGATGCTGGAGCTGTCAGGCTTTAGGCGGGGTAGTACGTGGTCGTTGGCCCGAAGCCCATAGTCCTTCCCAGCTCGCCTCATTGATTAGCAACCTGCTCTATTGCGCCGGGCTGGTCAGGAGGTGAAACACCGTACGTACCTGTACTAGCAAATGCCTGGGAAATACCGCTTCCCAGATTTCTGTTCTCACTTACCCCCTGCCCGTCAGTGTGGGAGAAGTTTACTACTGACCAGCCTACTCGAGACATAAGCTCGAGTTTGGGGCGTGGATAGGCTTGCGGGATCTTTACTGAAACCCCTGCACGTACAAGACTTTTGGGGGGTGCACGCAACTAAACCTTGCCAGGAGACGCCTCTCCGTGCTCGAGGGACCGCCCCACCGAGGTGGTGTCGTCCCTCCGGCCACGCCCCCCAAGGAACACAGTGCAACAGCTCTTTCCTTGAGGTCTGTGGGTGGCTCTGAAAAGAGCCTTTGGGTTGTGTTGAGCTTCTAAGCAGTAGGCCAAAGAAACTTATTTCTTCTTAGCTGCCTTCTTTGGCTTGGCTGCCTTGGGCTTGGCGGTCTTTGGCTTGGCCGCCTTGGGTTTCACGGCTTTGGCCTTCGCTGGGCTCTTAGGCGCCTTCTTGGCCTTGGCTGCTTTCGCTTTTTTCGGGCTCTTTGCCTTTTTGGCTCCTGCAGCCGCCGCGGGCTTCTTCGCCTTCTTTGGGGTCTTCTTGGCGCTCTTCTTGGGGGTGCTGGCCCCCGTCGCCTTCTTGGCTTTCTTGGCCGCCCCGGCAGCCTTCTTGGGCTTGGCCGCGCCCGCCTTCTTGGCTTTGGGCTTGGCCTCCCCGGACGCCGCCTTCTTGTTGAGCTTGAACGAGCCCGAGGCGCCGGTGCCCTTGGTCTGCACCAGGGTGCCCTTGCTCACCAGGCTCTTGAGGC
The nucleotide sequence above comes from Panthera tigris isolate Pti1 chromosome B2, P.tigris_Pti1_mat1.1, whole genome shotgun sequence. Encoded proteins:
- the LOC102949443 gene encoding histone H2B type 1-M, translating into MPEPTKSAPAPKKGSKKAVTKAQKKDGKKRKRSRKESYSVYVYKVLKQVHPDTGISSKAMGIMNSFVNDIFERIAGEASRLAHYNKRSTITSREIQTAVRLLLPGELAKHAVSEGTKAVTKYTSSK
- the LOC102967258 gene encoding histone H1.4 produces the protein MSETAPAAPAAPAPAEKTPVKKKARKSAGATKRKASGPPVSELITKAVAASKERSGVSLAALKKALAAAGYDVEKNNSRIKLGLKSLVSKGTLVQTKGTGASGSFKLNKKAASGEAKPKAKKAGAAKPKKAAGAAKKAKKATGASTPKKSAKKTPKKAKKPAAAAGAKKAKSPKKAKAAKAKKAPKSPAKAKAVKPKAAKPKTAKPKAAKPKKAAKKK